In Bacillota bacterium, the sequence CAGCGCTGTGGCCCAGCGGGTGGGACCGGCGGTGGTGGGCATCGCCACCCGGGTGCGAGCTTACGATTGGTTTTACGGGGCGGTGGAGCAGGGCGGAGTGGGATCCGGCATTATCTTCGACCCGGTGGGCTACATTCTTACTAATGACCATGTGGTGGCCGGAGGGGGAAACATTATTGTTACTTTGGCCGACGGGCGCCAGCTGGAAGGCCAAGTGGTGGGGACCGATCCCAGCATGGATCTAGCCGTGGTGAAGGTGGCGGCTACCGGGCTGACACCGGCGCTGTTCGGAGACTCAGATCGTCTACAGGTGGGCGAGTTGGCCGTGGCCATCGGTAACCCGTTGGGGCTGGAGTTTCAGCGCAGTGTCACTGCCGGGATCATCAGCGCCTTAAGTCGCACCATCCAGACCGACGACGGCAAGATCCTGGAGAACCTCATCCAGACCGATGCCCCGATCAATCCCGGCAACAGCGGCGGACCGTTGGTGAATGCCAGAGGCGAAGTGGTGGGGATCAATTCGGCCAAAGCTCAGGCGGCCGAAGGCATGGGGTTTGCCATTCCCATCAGCGTCGCCCGCCCCATTGTGGAAGAGATTCTGGCTCATGGCTATGTCCGCCGGCCCTGGCTCGGTATTTACGCCGCCCAAATTAACAAAGAAATCAGCGCCTATTTCGACTTGCCAGAGAAAGAGGGTGTGGTAGCTCTGGATATCTACCGTGGCAGCCCGGCCGAAGCCGCCGGGGTTAAGCCTGGCGATGTTATCACCCGCGTGGGTTCCAGGCGGGTTAATACCCTGAGTGAGTTTACCGCGGCTGCCTCCACTGTCAAAGTGGGAGCTAAAACCCGACTAAGTTTGAGCCGCCGCGGGCGCCCGGTGCAGGTGACGGTAATACCGGCCTTGCGTCCCCAGGAATAAAAAAATAGCCGGGAAAGAAGGAATTGTATACTGTATGCAGAAATACAATCTAGGGTTCTTAGCAGATTAAGATCCAAGGATGAAGGAGGAGTTTTCTATCATGGCTAAACACGCGCCTAAATTATGCGATACCTCGCTCCGAGACGCTCATCAAAGCCTATTTGCCACCCGCATGAAGACCGAACATATGATCCCGATTCTGGAACAGATCGACGCCGCCGGCTACTACTCCCTGGAAATGTGGGGCGGTGCCACCTTCGACACCTGTATGCGCTTCCTCAATGAAGACCCGTGGGAACGCCTCTGGACCATCAGGAAGCATATTAAAAACACCAAGCTGCAAATGTTGCTGCGCGGCCAAAACATACTGGGCTACCGAAACTATCCTGACGATGTGGTGGAAGAGTTCGTTAAAGCCATGGTAAAAGGCGGCATCGACATTGTGCGCATCTTCGATGCCTTAAACGACGTGCGCAACAT encodes:
- a CDS encoding trypsin-like serine protease, giving the protein MDRIRSGRYWRRLLFVLLLIGAFTAGVALWPTSTRRLQPLKAPAGIPQPTEPLSIVDDTTTIHPYATISAVAQRVGPAVVGIATRVRAYDWFYGAVEQGGVGSGIIFDPVGYILTNDHVVAGGGNIIVTLADGRQLEGQVVGTDPSMDLAVVKVAATGLTPALFGDSDRLQVGELAVAIGNPLGLEFQRSVTAGIISALSRTIQTDDGKILENLIQTDAPINPGNSGGPLVNARGEVVGINSAKAQAAEGMGFAIPISVARPIVEEILAHGYVRRPWLGIYAAQINKEISAYFDLPEKEGVVALDIYRGSPAEAAGVKPGDVITRVGSRRVNTLSEFTAAASTVKVGAKTRLSLSRRGRPVQVTVIPALRPQE